One region of Hemiscyllium ocellatum isolate sHemOce1 chromosome 32, sHemOce1.pat.X.cur, whole genome shotgun sequence genomic DNA includes:
- the LOC132830967 gene encoding gastrula zinc finger protein XlCGF8.2DB-like, with protein MGKPEGSCPVEKPRKCDDCGKGFRAPSALETHWRGHTGERPFPCPECGKAFVKSSSLLVHQRVHTGERPFRCPECRKGFTQSSQMRVHTGERPFSCPKCKKAFRQASQLQLHWRVHTGEKPFSCLECGKAFAQPSTLLLHRRIHTKERPFSCPKCEKAFAFSSALLTHQWIHTGERPFSCPECGKTYTRFAHLQTHQQVHTSKKPFSCPECGKGFIQAFKLMVHQRIHTREKPFSCPECGKAFSNSSSLLEHQQVHMGGSGPSAALSEARPSAISPNLFAHQQVHTGERLFT; from the coding sequence ATGGGGAAACCCGAGGGATCCTGCCCCGTGGAGAAACCGCGGAAGTGTGACGATTGCGGGAAAGGCTTCCGCgccccgtctgccctggagacacATTGGcgcggtcacaccggggagaggccgttcccttgccccgagtgtgggaaggcctttgtCAAATCCTCCTCCCTGCTGgtgcaccagcgggtccacacgggggagaggcccttcaggtgccctgagtgcaggaaggGGTTTACCCAGTCCTCCCAAatgcgggtccacaccggggagagaccattctcctGCCCCAAGTGCAAGAAGGCCTTTAGGCAGGCCTCCCAACTCCAGCTGCACTGGCGAGTCCACACGGGTGAGAAACCATTCTCCTGcctcgagtgcgggaaggcctttgcCCAGCCCTCCACCCTGCTGCTGCACCGACGGATCCACACCAAGGAGAGGCCTTTCTCCTGCCCCAAGTGTGAGAAGGCCTTCGCTTTCTCCTCCGCCCTGCTGACGCACCAgtggatccacaccggggagaggccctttagCTGTCCCGAATGTGGGAAGACCTACACCCGTTTCGCCCATCTACAGACCcaccagcaagtccacaccagtaagaagcccttcagctgccctgagtgcgggaagggctttatcCAGGCCTTCAAACTCATGGTCCACCAGCGGATCCATACCagggagaagcccttcagctgccccgagtgtgggaaggccttcagtaaTTCCTCCTCCCTGCTGGAGCACCAGCAGGTTCACATGGGGGGAAgtggcccttcagctgccctgagtgagGCAAGGCCTTCAGCGATTTCCCCCAACCTGTTCGCCCATCAgcaggtccacactggggagaggctattcacctga